The following nucleotide sequence is from Bacteroidales bacterium.
AAAAAATGTTTCGCTTCGCATACCCCATTATCAGCTTATTGCAGTAACAGGTGTTTCTGGTAGCGGCAAAACCAGCCTGGTATACGATGTATTATGCACTGAAGGACATCGCCTTTTTTTTGAGAATTTTACTGGCGGCCGATTGTCATCAGCAAAACTTACGCGCCCCAAAGCTTCACGGATTGAAGGGTTATTCCCGGTAATTTCAGTTGATCAAAATAATATTGTTCGCAGTCCACGCTCAACAGTTGGTACCCTTACCGAATTATACGACCATTTACGTTTGCTTTTTGCACGCCTTGGGAAATCAACTATTCAGGACTTACATCCTTATCGCAGTTTATTTTCCTTCAACCTTCCCGATGGATATTGCCCTGCATGTAAGGGTTTGGGCGTACAGGATCATATCGACCCCGACCTTCTTATTGCCGATGCTTCCAAAACCATTCGCGGTGGCGCTTTCATTTTAACAACACCAAATAATTATATTGTATACTCGCAGGTTACCATGGATGTGCTCGACCAGGTGTGCCGTGCAGAAGGTTTCAATGTAGACATTCCATGGCAGTACCTTACTGATGAACAAAAAAATGTGGTACTAAATGGTTCTTCAAAAATAAAAGTTTTGTTTGGCAAGCATCCTCTTGAATCGAGATTAAAATGGACAGGCATTACAGCAAAACCACGCGAAGAAGATTATTATAAAGGAATACTTCCGGTGATGGAAGAAATTCTGCGACGTGAACGCAACCCGAACATCATGCGCTTCACACGCTCCCACACCTGTACACAATGTAACGGAAAACGGCTGAATGAAAAAGCGCTGTCAGTGAAACTCTGGGATCGCGATATTTCTGCTTTTTCAGAAATGAGCATCAAACAAATACATTCGTTCTTCAGTGAATTGAAAATTGAAACCAACGAATCATTGATTGCAGAACCTGTTCGCGAGGCCATACTCAAACGAACTACGCTGCTGATGAAACTTGGAGCCGGTCATCTTTCACTGAACAGGGAATCTCTTTCTTTGAGCGGTGGAGAAGCTCAACGCATACGCCTTGCAAACCAGGCAGCCACAGGATTGCGTAATGTACTTTATATTCTTGATGAACCAAGTGCAGGATTACATCCTTCAGAACATCATCTGTTGCTTGAAGTAATGCGCACCCTGGTGAACAATGGAAATACAGTGATGGTCGTAGACCATGATGAACAAAGTATGCGTGAAGCAGATTGGATAATTGATATTGGTCCGGGTGCAGGAAAAGCCGGCGGCAAAATTCTTTATAATGGTTCTACAGAAAAATTTTTCAATCAACAGGAATCCGAAAGTATCACAAGAAAATATCTTATTGAAAAAAAAGATCATGATTCAGAGCCAATCAGGACGGATAAAAATACTTTTTTCACAATAGAAAATGCAAATAAAAATAATCTTCAGGATATTTCACCACGCTTTTTAATTAATGCATGCAATGTGATCACGGGCGTTTCGGGCAGCGGAAAAACAAGCCTGGTGAATTTTCTTATTGAAAATACCATTATACAAAAAACAGGAGGAACTGAAATTTTCCGTAAAGTGATTCATATTGATTCCTCCCCTATCGGTCGCACACCCAAAAGCAACCCGGCAACATACACAGGTTTATCCGATCATGTGCGCGACCTGCTTGCAGCATTACCTGAGTCGCATCAAAGAGGTTATAAGAAGGGACAATTCTCTTTTGTGGTAAAAGGCGGACGTTGCGAAAGCTGCGGTGGTGCAGGTGTTCAGCAAATAGGAATGCATTTTCTCGGAAACGTTGAAGTGGTTTGCGATGTGTGCGAAGGAAAACGTTTTACTGAAGAAACACTTGAAATAAAATATAAGGGACTTAACATTTTCAATATTCTTGAACTGACAGTTGATGAAGCTCACTTATTCTTTGAAGGACATAAAAAAATAACTGCAATAACAGGAATACTGTCAGAATTAGGATTAGGTTATCTCAAGCTAGGGCAGCCTTCTACAACTCTGTCGGGTGGCGAAGCGCAACGGGTTAAACTGGCAACTGAGCTTTCACGCTCAGCCAGCGGACAAACATTATATATCCTGGATGAACCAACAACAGGACTGCACATGGCTGATGTAGATATTCTTACACAAGCATTGAAAAAGCTTATCAGTAAAGGTCACACGCTGCTATGCATTGAACACGATCCTTCTTTCATTCTTCAGTCCGGCTGGATGGTTGATCTTGGTCCGGGAAGCGCTGATGAAGGAGGTACCATTGTAGCAGAAGGCTTTGTAAATGATTTGATACAACATCCTGGATCCATTACTGCTTCTGAGCTCATAAAATTTTTATCACGCGATGCTTCGGTAAAAAGAACTTCAAATATTCCATGCAGCAATGACACAATTGAAGCTCCAATTAAATTAAACGGAGTGGAAACAAATAATCTTAAAAATATTGATGCATCATTTCCTGTTGACGCAATTACAGCAGTAACGGGAGTTTCAGGCAGTGGCAAATCATCTTTGGTTTACGGAACACTTTATGCCGAAAGCCAACGAAGATTTCTTGAAGGAATGTCATCATATATCAAACAGTTCGCAGCAAAAGCAGGAACACCGGTATTACAGGAAAGTCATGGATTGGTACCTGCAATTTCTTTACAGAAAAAAAATCCGGTGAATAACCCGCGTTCAACCATCGCAACATATACCGGGCTTTATGATTTGTATCGTTTAATGTTCAGCAGGCTTGCAAAATCAACTGATAAAAATACGAATCCATTATCAACAGCATTCTCATTTAACAGCGAAGAAGGCGCATGCCCTGTATGCAAAGGTTTGGGAACCCTTACGGTCTGTGATTCGGACAAATTAGTTACACATCCCCAAAAACCACTGATAGCAGGAGCCCTGGATGGAAACAAAACCGGAAGTTTTTATGGCGATCCATACGGACAATATATCGCAGCTCTTTTGACCGTTGGTAAAAAATACGGAATTGATTTTTCTGTTCCCTACAAAGAACTTGATGGCAAAGCAAAAGAAATGGCCATGAATGTTTGTGGTGAAGAAATATTCGATGTGGAATGGAACTATAAACGCGGCGCGCATCAAGGCATTCATAAACTTAAAACAAACTGGCCCGGATTTCTAAAACTTGTAGAAACTGAATATTTTCGCAAACATAATGATGCTCGCGGTGATGCCATGCTTGATTTGATGAAAAGCATGAAATGCAGCAACTGTAATGGGTTCCGGCTAAAACCTGAAATGCTGAAATATTTTATTAACACATTGCATATTGGGCAGGTTACAGCATTTACCGCCGAAGATGCATTACAATTTTTTAATAATGATTTTACCGGAACATTCGAAAATGATTTAGAAAAAAAAGCAGCTTCATCTTTTCTTGAAAATATTAAAAGTCGTCTTGATGCCTTACTGAAAGCAGGATTAGGATATATTTCCACAGACAGGATTGTGGGAACGCTTTCAGGCGGCGAGTTTCAGCGCTTGCAACTTGCAGGACTTGTAAGAGCGCCATTTACCGGAGTTGCATATATTCTTGACGAACCTTCTTTCGGCTTACATCCTAAAGATACCCTACACATCAGCAAGCTCATCGAAAACCTGAACCAGTATGGAAACAGCGTGATCATGGTTGAACATTCACCTGTTCTTTTAGAAAAATCTAAATATACCATTGAACTGGGACCCGGTGCCGGTAACGAAGGCGGACAAATAATTTATTCGGGCAGTACAAAAGGTTTTTCACATCAAGAATTAAAGGTTTCTGAACATTTAAAAAATAAAGGAAATCCCGGAAAAGGTTTGAGCATAACAAAAGCACATGCTAATAACCTTCAGAATATTGACGTGGAAATTCCTTCGGGAATAATGACCGTGATAACAGGAGTGAGTGGCAGCGGGAAAACCAGCCTTCTTGATAAAGTTATTTTTGAAAGTTATTCTTCAGGGAAACCGTTTGATTGTTCAACTATTTCAGGATTTGAAAATTTTTCCGATCTTATTTATATCGAACAACCGGTGCATGGCAAAGGGCGCAATGCCACAATTGGCAGCATGCTTGGGCTATCGGAAATTATTTCCAAAATTTTTGCTTCAACAGAAGAAAGCAAAAAACGTAATTATAAATCTTTACATTTTATCAGCGGTACACGCGAAAGTCGTTGCATAACATGCGAAGGAACAGGGTTCAACCAGGTCAGCATGGATTTTTTCAATGATGTTATTTCTCCCTGCGAACATTGCGTAGGCATAGGTTTCAATGAGGAAACACTCGAAATAATGATTGACAAAAAAACCATTTACGATGTGTTGCAATTTCCTTTCAATGAATTATCACTATTTTTCGATGTCCATCTTCAGAGCAAATTAAAAACACAAACAAAATTAATTCTTGAGCTTATTCATAAAACAGGACTTGAATACCTGTCGTGTGGTCGCTCACTGAAAACATTATCTACCGGTGAATTACAGCGACTGAAGCTGGTTTCAGGACTTTCATCCAAAACAAACAACAACACACTTATCCTTTTGGATGAACCTACAGGCGGTTTGCATCCGAAAGATATTGATAAATTGATGAACCTTTTCGATGAACTTATTGAAGAAGGAAATACTATTGTCTGTGTTACTCATGAACCTCTGCTGATAGCCTCAGCAGCTAAAACAATTGAACTTGGTCCCGGCGGCGGAACAAATGGCGGACGTATTATTGCACAGCTTTCAAATTACAAATAATGAAAGCGGAATATTCCAAATTCTGTTATACAGAATCTTAGCAGATTTGTAATGGTTATTGAGCATTGTCGAAATAAGCAAAATGTGCTTAGATTCTGTTATGCCGATTTATCCCGACTTGTCGCGGATAGGAAATTTTTGCAACCGAACTTGTGAGCTCATGAATACCTTTAAAATAAAATAAGTTATGAATAAATCATTTCCGTATCGGTATAAATCAAATAAAAACCTTATCTTTGCAGAGAAATCAACTTACGGACATTTCCCTCCTTATAATTAGTCAGGCTTTGGTCACAAAAAAATTACTTTAATTAATTTATGTCATTTCAATCATTAAACATTATTGAACCTATTCTTAAATCATTACAACAGGAAGGTTATAAAACACCCACGCCCATTCAGAAAGAATCCATTCCTGTTATATTGCAGGGCACCGATCTGCTGGGTTGCGCACAAACAGGCACAGGCAAAACTGCTGCATTCACAATTCCAATTTTACAGTTATTATTTGCTTCAAAAACATTCAACAAAAAAAGGAAGATAAGAAGTTTGATTGTAACACCAACCCGCGAACTTGCAATCCAGATAAATGAAAGTATACAGGCATACGGCCGATTTACAGGCTTAACAAGCACTGTAGTTTTTGGCGGTGTAAATCAAAATCCGCAAACAGCTTCATTGAAACAGGGCGTAGACATTCTGGTGGCAACACCCGGTCGCTTACTCGATTTGATGAACCAGGGATTTGTATCATTACATGATATTGAAATTTTTGTACTTGATGAAGCCGATCGTATGCTGGATATGGGTTTTATAAATGATGTAAAAAGAATAATAGCAGCGCTGCCTCGCAAACGTCAGACACTTTTTTTCTCGGCTACCATGCCCGCCGAAATTGTAAAACTTTCTAATTCCATTTTGAATCATCCTTTCAGAATTGATATTACACCCTCTGCTCCTACTGTCGATATTATCAAGCAAAATGTATTTTTTGTTGACAAAGGAAATAAAAATGCTTTGCTTTTACACTTACTGAAAGATTCAACTATTAAGACCGCTTTGGTTTTTACACGAACCAAACATGGCGCCGACAAGGTGGTAAAAATACTGGATAAGAATAAAATCAAAGCTGAAGCCATCCATGGCAATAAATCACAGGGAGCACGCCAGCGGGCTTTAGCAAATTTCAAAGAACAAACGACAAGAGTATTAGTGGCAACAGATATCGCTTCACGCGGAATTGATGTAGAAGACATGGAATTCGTCATCAATTTTGAACTTTCCAATATTGCCGAAACATATGTGCACCGTATTGGACGAACAGGCAGAGCCGGCGCAAAAGGAACGGCTTATTCATTTTGCGATGCCGAAGAAAAAGAGTATTTACGCGACATTGAAAAACTGATAGGAAAAAAAATCCCTGTAGTTGAAAATCATCCCTTTCCTTTGATGGATCATCACCCGGTAAAAAAACCGAAACAACAACGAAATAATTTCAATCATCAAAAGCAGGCATCATCAGTAAAGCCAAACGTAAGGCATACTACGCATCCACATACAGCAATGAAAAACAACAATAAACAAAGATTCGGGAAACAAAATGTTTCGCCACGATAAAATCAAAAAAGTATTATTCTTAGCTATAACTAAACACTACTTCGATAGTCTTTAGTTGAACATATTTAAATACATTTTATGAAAATATTTCCTGCAATAACTAATACTTATTTTCAAATAAATACTTATCTTTGTATTATTAATCAAATTTTAAATTCATTTTATGAACAAAGGAACAGTAAAATTTTTTAATGAAACCAAAGGTTTTGGATTCATTAAAGACGCAGAATCAGGAAAAGAATATTTCGTACATTCTTCAGGTTTAAAAGACCGCATCAGAGAAAATGATGAAGTTACTTTTGAACTGCAACAAGGAAAAAAAGATTTAAATGCTGTAAATGTTAGACTAGCATAGTTTATATATTACTCAGACATTTATCATTAAAGAGCCTTACAAACGTGAGGCTTTTTTTATTATTACCCGTTTAAAAATGCATGGATATTCACGAGCAAGCCAGTGTTGCGCCCCGATGAATATCGGGGGTGCGAGCGGATCTGCCCGACTGGCAAGGCGGGCCTGCCCGACTGGTAAGGCGGGTAACTATAAAAACTTAAACACATGAAAATTTAATCATGAAATATTTTTAGTTTAATTTATTTATATTTAATAAAAATTTTTCTCATCTTTGTATAAACTATTTTATAAAAATATATAATATGTCAAAAGAAAAATCAATAAAAGAAAAATCAGTAAAGAAAGCTCCCACAAAAACTCTTAAAGAAAAAAGAGCAGCTAAATTAGCTAAGCGCGAGGAAAAGAAAAAAGCTTAATTCTGAAAATTTCTTTATAACAATTTTTTCTTTACTTGAAATATAATTACCGAATGAAATGGTAATTTAATATTTTCATCATTATTGATGATTATAGATTTTTGTCTCTCACTCTCACCTCCTGGTATCTATCGGAGCAGAATATATATTTACTCGTGAATTTCCTGCTAAAGTAAATCCTGCATTGAATTCCTGTTTGAATTTATTCATATCGGTTATTGCAAGTTTACATTTAATGGATATTTCATCGTAAAAATTCTTGCTAATCAATTAAAAGTAATTATTTTTGATACCCTAAATAATTAATTCATTAATCACAAATAATAACTAATATGAAAAAGTTACCAATTATCATTTTTGCACTAACCTTTTTGATTATGACTTCATGTACTAAGAAAAAGAAAATCGATACCAGCGCAAACCCGTTCTTTACGGCATATAATACTTCTTTCGAAGTTCCGCCTTTCGATAAAATTGACACATCACATTACATTCCTGCTTTTGAAGAAGGGATGAAAATACAAAATGCCGAGATCGATTCCATTATCAATAATACCGAGGAACCTACTTTCGACAATACAATTCTTAAATATGATAAATCAGGAAAATTATTAACCAATGTCAGCCTGGTTTTTTTCAACGTTCTGGAAACAAACACTAACGACCAGATGCAGGCTATTGCTGAAAAAATGAATCCACTGTTATCGAAACACAGGGATGAAATAGCAATGAATGAAAAACTTTTCAAACGCGTTAAAACCATTTACGAAAAGCGTAATGAAATGAAACTCGACAGTCAGCAAATTCGTGTTGTTGAAAAATATTATCGCGATTTTATCAGGCTTGGTGCTAACCTTCCAAAAGATAAACAGGATACCCTTAAAAAAATAAATTCAGAATTATCTACACTTCAGCTACAGTTCAGCCAGAACGTTCTTAATGAAACCAAAGATTTCCAATTGGTAATTGACAATAAAAAAGACCTTGAAGGACTTCCGCAAACATCAATAGATGCAGCAGCCGAAGCAGCAAAAGAAGCCAAGAAAGACGGGAAATGGGTTTTCACTCTTGATAAACCCAGCATGATCCCATTCCTGCAATATGCCAAAAATCGCGAACTGCGTGAAAAAATTTATCGCGGATATTTTATGCGCGGTGATAATAATAACAAAAATGATAACAAAAAAGTTATTGCT
It contains:
- a CDS encoding ATP-binding cassette domain-containing protein, whose product is MREIIIENASENNLKNVSLRIPHYQLIAVTGVSGSGKTSLVYDVLCTEGHRLFFENFTGGRLSSAKLTRPKASRIEGLFPVISVDQNNIVRSPRSTVGTLTELYDHLRLLFARLGKSTIQDLHPYRSLFSFNLPDGYCPACKGLGVQDHIDPDLLIADASKTIRGGAFILTTPNNYIVYSQVTMDVLDQVCRAEGFNVDIPWQYLTDEQKNVVLNGSSKIKVLFGKHPLESRLKWTGITAKPREEDYYKGILPVMEEILRRERNPNIMRFTRSHTCTQCNGKRLNEKALSVKLWDRDISAFSEMSIKQIHSFFSELKIETNESLIAEPVREAILKRTTLLMKLGAGHLSLNRESLSLSGGEAQRIRLANQAATGLRNVLYILDEPSAGLHPSEHHLLLEVMRTLVNNGNTVMVVDHDEQSMREADWIIDIGPGAGKAGGKILYNGSTEKFFNQQESESITRKYLIEKKDHDSEPIRTDKNTFFTIENANKNNLQDISPRFLINACNVITGVSGSGKTSLVNFLIENTIIQKTGGTEIFRKVIHIDSSPIGRTPKSNPATYTGLSDHVRDLLAALPESHQRGYKKGQFSFVVKGGRCESCGGAGVQQIGMHFLGNVEVVCDVCEGKRFTEETLEIKYKGLNIFNILELTVDEAHLFFEGHKKITAITGILSELGLGYLKLGQPSTTLSGGEAQRVKLATELSRSASGQTLYILDEPTTGLHMADVDILTQALKKLISKGHTLLCIEHDPSFILQSGWMVDLGPGSADEGGTIVAEGFVNDLIQHPGSITASELIKFLSRDASVKRTSNIPCSNDTIEAPIKLNGVETNNLKNIDASFPVDAITAVTGVSGSGKSSLVYGTLYAESQRRFLEGMSSYIKQFAAKAGTPVLQESHGLVPAISLQKKNPVNNPRSTIATYTGLYDLYRLMFSRLAKSTDKNTNPLSTAFSFNSEEGACPVCKGLGTLTVCDSDKLVTHPQKPLIAGALDGNKTGSFYGDPYGQYIAALLTVGKKYGIDFSVPYKELDGKAKEMAMNVCGEEIFDVEWNYKRGAHQGIHKLKTNWPGFLKLVETEYFRKHNDARGDAMLDLMKSMKCSNCNGFRLKPEMLKYFINTLHIGQVTAFTAEDALQFFNNDFTGTFENDLEKKAASSFLENIKSRLDALLKAGLGYISTDRIVGTLSGGEFQRLQLAGLVRAPFTGVAYILDEPSFGLHPKDTLHISKLIENLNQYGNSVIMVEHSPVLLEKSKYTIELGPGAGNEGGQIIYSGSTKGFSHQELKVSEHLKNKGNPGKGLSITKAHANNLQNIDVEIPSGIMTVITGVSGSGKTSLLDKVIFESYSSGKPFDCSTISGFENFSDLIYIEQPVHGKGRNATIGSMLGLSEIISKIFASTEESKKRNYKSLHFISGTRESRCITCEGTGFNQVSMDFFNDVISPCEHCVGIGFNEETLEIMIDKKTIYDVLQFPFNELSLFFDVHLQSKLKTQTKLILELIHKTGLEYLSCGRSLKTLSTGELQRLKLVSGLSSKTNNNTLILLDEPTGGLHPKDIDKLMNLFDELIEEGNTIVCVTHEPLLIASAAKTIELGPGGGTNGGRIIAQLSNYK
- a CDS encoding DEAD/DEAH box helicase encodes the protein MSFQSLNIIEPILKSLQQEGYKTPTPIQKESIPVILQGTDLLGCAQTGTGKTAAFTIPILQLLFASKTFNKKRKIRSLIVTPTRELAIQINESIQAYGRFTGLTSTVVFGGVNQNPQTASLKQGVDILVATPGRLLDLMNQGFVSLHDIEIFVLDEADRMLDMGFINDVKRIIAALPRKRQTLFFSATMPAEIVKLSNSILNHPFRIDITPSAPTVDIIKQNVFFVDKGNKNALLLHLLKDSTIKTALVFTRTKHGADKVVKILDKNKIKAEAIHGNKSQGARQRALANFKEQTTRVLVATDIASRGIDVEDMEFVINFELSNIAETYVHRIGRTGRAGAKGTAYSFCDAEEKEYLRDIEKLIGKKIPVVENHPFPLMDHHPVKKPKQQRNNFNHQKQASSVKPNVRHTTHPHTAMKNNNKQRFGKQNVSPR
- a CDS encoding cold shock domain-containing protein, encoding MNKGTVKFFNETKGFGFIKDAESGKEYFVHSSGLKDRIRENDEVTFELQQGKKDLNAVNVRLA